A single Lactuca sativa cultivar Salinas chromosome 8, Lsat_Salinas_v11, whole genome shotgun sequence DNA region contains:
- the LOC111905298 gene encoding sugar transport protein 14 codes for MAGGGFVDGQGGARAEYYEYKITWYFIFASIVAALGGSLFGYDLGVSGGVTSMDYFLKEFFHEVYKRKQEHLKETDYCKYDNQLLTLFTSSLYFAALLSTFIASHVTRNKGRKASILCGAVSFFSGAILNAFAQNIAMLIIGRCLLGIGIGFSNQAVPLYLSEMAPAKIRGAVNQLFQLTTCLGIFIANFVNNATEKHPKGWRLSLGLATVPATLMFVGGLFLPETPNSLVEQGRLEEGRKVLERVRGTTKVDAEFEDLIEASEAAKAIKHPFRNLLKRKNRPQLVIGALGIPAFQQLTGMNSVLFYAPVIFQSLGFGSGAALWSSTITTGSLVVATLISMAFVDKFGRRAFFLEAGFEMVCCMVAVAVTLALKFGQGVVLSKGIGIFLVVVISLFVLGYGRSWGPLGWLVPSEIFPLETRSAGQSMVVCVNMLFTALIAQCFLISLCHLKYGIFLVFAGLIVIMSLFIYFLLPETKQVPIEEIHLLWQEHWFWKRYCEPEDQVQQVGRKVEHV; via the exons ATGGCGGGCGGAGGATTTGTGGATGGACAAGGCGGAGCAAGGGCGGAGTATTACGAGTATAAGATCACTTGGTATTTCATATTTGCTTCTATTGTCGCTGCTCTCGGTGGTTCTCTCTTCGGCTATGATCTCGGCGTCTCCG GTGGAGTGACATCAATGGATTATTTCTTGAAGGAATTCTTTCACGAAGTATACAAAAGAAAACAAGAACATCTCAAGGAAACCGATTATTGCAAATATGACAATCAACTCCTCACACTCTTCACATCATCCCTTTATTTTGCAGCCCTTCTTTCCACATTTATAGCATCACATGTAACCCGAAACAAAGGCAGAAAAGCCAGCATTCTTTGTGGAGCAGTTAGCTTCTTCTCTGGTGCAATTCTCAATGCTTTTGCACAAAACATTGCCATGCTAATCATTGGCCGATGCTTACTTGGCATTGGCATTGGATTTAGCAACCAA GCGGTACCTTTATATTTGTCAGAAATGGCACCTGCAAAGATCAGGGGAGCAGTGAACCAGCTTTTTCAGCTAACAACTTGCTTGGGAATCTTCATAGCCAACTTTGTAAACAATGCAACTGAAAAACATCCAAAAGGGTGGAGATTATCATTAGGGTTAGCAACTGTTCCAGCAACCCTAATGTTTGTTGGTGGACTTTTTTTACCTGAAACTCCAAACAGTTTAGTGGAACAAGGGAGGTtagaagaaggaagaaaagtGTTGGAGAGAGTTAGGGGAACAACAAAAGTGGATGCAGAGTTTGAAGATCTTATTGAAGCAAGTGAAGCTGCTAAAGCAATTAAACATCCTTTTAGGAATTTGTTGAAGAGGAAGAATCGTCCGCAGTTGGTTATAGGAGCTTTGGGTATACCTGCGTTTCAACAGCTGACTGGGATGAATTCGGTGTTGTTTTATGCGCCTGTGATTTTTCAGAGCTTGGGATTTGGTTCAGGAGCTGCACTTTGGTCTTCTACTATTACTACTGGTTCTCTTGTGGTTGCTACTCTTATATCAATGGCATTTGTTGATAAGTTTGGGAGGAGAGCTTTTTTCTTGGAAGCTGGATTTGAAATGGTTTGCTGCATG GTGGCTGTGGCTGTAACTCTAGCCCTAAAATTCGGTCAAGGTGTGGTACTCTCAAAAGGAATTGGAAtattccttgtagtagtaattAGTCTTTTCGTTCTAGGGTACGGAAGGTCATGGGGCCCACTAGGATGGTTAGTCCCAAGTGAAATCTTCCCTTTAGAAACAAGATCCGCGGGTCAAAGTATGGTTGTTTGTGTCAACATGCTCTTCACTGCTTTAATCGCACAATGCTTTTTAATCTCACTTTGCCActtaaaatatgggattttcttggtgtttgCGGGTTTGATTGTTATCATGAGTCTCTTTATCTACTTCCTTTTGCCTGAAACAAAGCAAGTTCCTATTGAAGAGATACATTTGCTATGGCAAGAACATTGGTTTTGGAAAAGATATTGTGAACCGGAAGATCAAGTACAACAAGTAGGAAGGAAGGTAGAACATGTGTAG